From a region of the Zingiber officinale cultivar Zhangliang chromosome 10B, Zo_v1.1, whole genome shotgun sequence genome:
- the LOC122028918 gene encoding pollen receptor-like kinase 4 gives MAVHAQWVLVNGGFSTEDLLRTRSSSYRFTAAFLWTWSSSSISVQWLPSNLLFRPSFPCLFLADILSNPANVLIVPFHHRLGTALASCTSWPTKPRHGLCSFSPPSSPSSAAILPLPRTATSSSNSRPRSPTPLLPALLPLSPLGVPIWAGVFCDDARVSTLLLNDMSLAGELNLGLLSGLPGLRYLSFVNNSFDGGMPDITKLPDLKSIYLSRNRFSGHIKDDLFQPMRALKKVWLSHNNFSGPIPSSLVAPEKLMEVGLDGNMFEGEIPALWQPDLHIVNVAFNNLDGPIPARLANMSTTLFEGNKNLCGPPLAVPCPPSSSDKKPLSPYFIIGVILISIALLLLLIMLIICLLHRRRSQKEAAEQPQSGEAETIGRLETAGVQAGPSAAAAAAAMTESHGGSKKIPKKEQGKLSFVSEERRDFDLPDLLRASAEVLGSGNFGSSYKASLIDGPSVVVKRFKEMNAAGREDFREHMRRLGRLSHRNLLPLVAYCYLKEEKLIITDYIPGGSLAHMLHGNNGPEPPVLDWPARLRIIKGIARGLVYLSDELPMLTLPHGHLKSSNVLLDPSLEPVLTDYALAPVMNKARASQVMVAYKSPECGGRQGKPSRKSDAWSFGILALEILTGKFPATYLRDGGSAATADLACWVNSVAHDKSTGEMFDPNMTKKSEGEMSKLLHIAMACCETNVDARLELKAALEKIEELRERDDDEDDDDVVGRHASKRLTAGDELSLSR, from the exons ATGGCTGTTCATGCACAGTGGGTTCTTGTTAATGGTGGATTTAG TACGGAAGATCTCCTACGTACCCGGAGCTCCTCCTATCGTTTTACGGCCGCTTTTTTGTGGACTTGGTCAAGCTCCTCGATCTCCGTACAGTGGCTTCCTTCCAATCTCCTCTTCCGTCCTTCCTTTCCCTGCCTATTCTTAGCCGATATCCTTTCCAACCCGGCCAACGTCCTCATCGTCCCTTTCCACCACCGCCTCGGCACCGCCCTAGCCAGCTGCACGTCATGGCCGACGAAGCCCCGCCATGGCCTCTGCAGCTTCTCGCcgccatcctctccctcttcgGCCGCCATCCTTCCACTCCCGAGGACAGCCACGTCCTCCTCCAATTCAAGGCCTCGCTCTCCGACGCCACTTCTGCCGGCCCTCCTCCCGCTCTCGCCTCTTGGGGTGCCAAT CTGGGCCGGCGTCTTCTGCGACGACGCGCGCGTGTCGACGCTGCTGCTCAACGACATGAGCCTCGCCGGCGAGCTCAACCTCGGGCTCCTCTCCGGCCTCCCCGGCCTCCGCTACCTCAGCTTCGTCAACAACAGCTTCGACGGCGGCATGCCCGACATCACCAAGCTGCCGGATCTCAAGTCCATATACCTGTCCAGGAACCGCTTCTCCGGCCATATCAAGGATGATTTGTTCCAGCCAATGCGAGCGCTGAAGAAGGTGTGGCTTTCGCACAACAACTTCTCCGGCCCGATACCCAGCTCTCTCGTCGCGCCGGAGAAGCTGATGGAGGTGGGGCTGGACGGGAACATGTTCGAGGGGGAGATTCCGGCGCTGTGGCAGCCGGACCTCCACATTGTCAACGTGGCCTTCAACAATCTCGACGGCCCGATCCCTGCCAGGCTCGCCAACATGAGCACCACCTTGTTCGAAG GCAACAAGAATCTCTGCGGCCCGCCTCTAGCAGTCCCATGCCCACCGTCAAGCTCCGATAAGAAGCCGCTCTCCCCTTATTTCATCATCGGCGTTATCCTCATCTCAATTGCACTCTTGTTACTACTCATCATGCTCATCATCTGCCTCCTCCACCGCCGCCGTTCCCAAAAAGAAGCCGCGGAACAGCCTCAGTCCGGCGAGGCTGAAACCATCGGTCGTTTGGAAACCGCCGGCGTACAGGCCGGAccatccgccgccgccgccgccgcagcaATGACAGAGAGCCATGGGGGGAGCAAGAAGATCCCGAAGAAAGAACAGGGGAAGCTGTCATTTGTATCAGAGGAGAGGAGGGATTTCGACCTCCCGGACTTGCTCCGAGCATCCGCCGAAGTGCTCGGCAGCGGAAACTTCGGCTCCTCCTACAAGGCGTCCTTGATCGACGGCCCTTCCGTGGTCGTCAAAAGATTCAAGGAGATGAACGCGGCGGGGAGAGAAGACTTCCGAGAACACATGAGGAGGCTGGGGAGGCTGTCTCACCGTAACCTGTTGCCTCTGGTCGCCTACTGCTACCTAAAGGAAGAGAAGCTGATCATCACCGACTACATTCCCGGCGGAAGCTTGGCTCACATGCTTCATG GAAACAATGGCCCCGAACCTCCTGTGCTGGACTGGCCGGCGCGTTTAAGGATCATCAAAGGCATAGCAAGAGGCCTGGTTTACCTCTCCGACGAGCTCCCGATGCTGACGCTTCCCCACGGCCACCTCAAGTCCTCCAACGTGCTTCTCGACCCCTCGCTGGAGCCCGTGCTCACGGACTACGCCCTCGCGCCGGTGATGAACAAGGCCAGGGCTTCGCAGGTGATGGTAGCCTACAAGTCCCCGGAGTGCGGCGGCCGGCAAGGAAAGCCCTCCCGCAAAAGCGACGCCTGGAGCTTCGGCATCCTCGCGCTCGAGATACTCACCGGCAAGTTCCCCGCCACGTACCTGAGAGATGGCGGCAGCGCCGCCACCGCGGATCTGGCCTGCTGGGTGAACTCGGTGGCGCACGACAAATCAACAGGGGAGATGTTCGACCCGAACATGACCAAGAAGAGCGAAGGAGAGATGTCCAAACTGCTGCACATCGCCATGGCTTGCTGCGAAACGAACGTCGATGCGAGATTGGAGCTGAAGGCAGCACTGGAAAAGATCGAAGAACTGAGAGAAAGAGACGACGACGAGGACGACGACGATGTCGTTGGAAGGCATGCCTCAAAAAGACTCACCGCCGGCGATGAGCTTTCCCTCTCTAGATAA